A genome region from Microbacterium sp. CGR2 includes the following:
- a CDS encoding single-stranded DNA-binding protein: MIDTVTIVGRVATDPVQGQTGGGIPVTNFRMASTHRRFDTATQTWIDAGTNWFSVAAFRQLGEHAKTSLRTGDGIIVTGRLKIRTWENNGKQGTSVDIDADVIGHDLRWGTTAYRPRRRTDATETAEDTAAETDIDHTADDEADARDATEDEDLPDLDLSWAVPSADEERAHTAGA, encoded by the coding sequence ATGATCGATACCGTGACCATCGTGGGCCGCGTGGCCACCGACCCCGTCCAGGGGCAGACCGGGGGAGGCATCCCGGTCACCAACTTCCGTATGGCCAGTACCCACCGGCGCTTCGACACCGCGACGCAGACGTGGATCGATGCCGGCACCAACTGGTTCTCTGTGGCGGCGTTCCGTCAGCTCGGCGAGCATGCGAAGACCTCCCTGCGCACCGGCGACGGCATCATCGTGACCGGGCGCCTGAAGATCCGCACCTGGGAGAACAACGGCAAGCAGGGCACGAGCGTCGACATCGACGCGGATGTGATCGGGCATGACCTTCGTTGGGGCACGACCGCCTATCGCCCGCGGCGGCGTACCGATGCCACCGAAACTGCGGAGGACACCGCTGCGGAGACAGACATCGATCACACCGCGGATGATGAAGCGGACGCGCGAGACGCGACGGAAGACGAGGACCTGCCCGATCTCGATCTCTCGTGGGCGGTGCCGTCAGCAGACGAGGAACGCGCCCACACCGCCGGGGCCTGA
- a CDS encoding FAD-binding dehydrogenase produces MTNTPLSTDVLVIGWGLSGLVAASEALAQGRRVIIVDQEPRTNLGGQAWWSFGGLFFIDSPEQRGLGIRDSLALASQDWFGNAAFDRPEDEWPRRWAEAYLQFAAGEKRAWLRERGVGFFPVVGWAERGGYGAVGPGNSVPRFHIAWGTGPGIVAPFVVAVEQGERDGHLTVLPRHRVTELIVTDGVVTGARGSILATSGTRRGVASSREVIGDFEIAAGATIVSAGGIGGNHDLVRAAWPARLGTPPEHMLTGVPAYVDGSMQVASAAAGARLINGDRMWHYVEGIANWDPVWPSHGIRILPGPSSLWLDATGSRLPVPLFPGFDTLGTLAHLRKTGHDHSWFVTSRSIVEKEFALSGSEQNPDLTGKDVKLLLTSRLAKGPTGPVQSFLDEGADFIVESDLDSLLEQMRRHPGGEVLDIDNVRREVEARDREMDNEFTKDAQIAMLRSMRSYRGDKLIRTAAPHRLQDPTAGPMIAVKLHVLTRKSLGGINTDLDGRALDSAGTPIPGLFAAGEASGFGGGGVHGYRALEGTFLGGCLFSGRQAGRAAAS; encoded by the coding sequence ATGACGAACACGCCCCTGTCCACCGACGTTCTGGTCATCGGGTGGGGGTTGTCCGGCCTGGTGGCCGCTTCGGAGGCGCTCGCACAAGGACGCCGGGTCATCATCGTCGACCAGGAACCGCGTACCAACCTCGGCGGACAGGCGTGGTGGTCATTCGGTGGACTGTTCTTCATCGATTCCCCGGAACAACGAGGTCTCGGCATCCGGGACTCCCTCGCGCTGGCATCTCAGGACTGGTTCGGCAACGCTGCATTCGACCGTCCGGAGGACGAGTGGCCGCGTCGTTGGGCGGAAGCGTATCTGCAGTTCGCGGCCGGCGAGAAACGCGCATGGCTGCGCGAACGCGGCGTCGGATTCTTCCCTGTGGTCGGCTGGGCGGAACGCGGTGGATACGGAGCAGTGGGCCCCGGCAACTCGGTCCCCCGTTTCCACATCGCCTGGGGCACGGGGCCGGGCATCGTCGCGCCCTTCGTCGTGGCCGTGGAACAGGGCGAACGTGACGGTCATCTGACCGTCCTCCCCCGTCATCGCGTGACCGAACTGATCGTCACCGACGGTGTGGTGACCGGAGCGCGCGGGAGCATTCTCGCCACCAGCGGAACGCGTCGAGGAGTGGCATCCTCCCGTGAAGTGATCGGCGACTTCGAGATCGCCGCGGGTGCGACCATCGTGTCCGCCGGCGGGATCGGCGGCAACCATGACCTCGTCCGGGCCGCCTGGCCCGCACGACTGGGAACTCCACCGGAGCACATGCTCACCGGAGTACCCGCCTACGTGGACGGCTCCATGCAGGTCGCCAGCGCAGCCGCCGGGGCCCGTCTCATCAACGGCGACAGGATGTGGCACTACGTCGAGGGGATCGCCAACTGGGATCCGGTATGGCCGTCGCATGGCATCCGCATCCTCCCGGGTCCGTCGTCTCTCTGGCTCGATGCGACGGGCAGCCGGCTGCCCGTGCCCCTGTTCCCCGGCTTCGATACGCTCGGCACGCTCGCACACCTGCGCAAGACCGGCCACGATCACTCCTGGTTCGTCACCTCACGAAGCATCGTCGAGAAGGAGTTCGCTCTTTCCGGAAGCGAGCAGAACCCTGACCTGACGGGCAAAGACGTGAAGCTCCTGCTCACGTCGCGGCTTGCGAAGGGGCCGACCGGTCCCGTGCAATCCTTCCTGGACGAGGGGGCCGACTTCATCGTCGAATCGGACCTCGACTCTCTGCTGGAGCAGATGCGACGGCATCCGGGAGGCGAGGTTCTCGATATCGACAACGTGCGCCGTGAGGTCGAGGCGCGCGATCGGGAGATGGACAACGAGTTCACCAAGGATGCCCAGATCGCGATGCTGCGGTCGATGCGCAGCTATCGGGGCGACAAGCTGATCCGCACGGCTGCGCCGCACCGCTTGCAGGACCCGACCGCCGGCCCGATGATCGCCGTGAAGCTGCATGTGCTCACGAGGAAGTCGCTCGGCGGGATCAACACGGACCTGGACGGTCGAGCGCTCGACAGCGCGGGCACGCCCATCCCCGGCCTCTTCGCCGCCGGAGAAGCCAGCGGGTTCGGCGGCGGCGGTGTCCACGGCTATCGCGCGCTCGAAGGAACGTTCCTCGGCGGATGTCTGTTCTCCGGTCGACAGGCCGGACGCGCTGCCGCGAGCTGA
- a CDS encoding globin codes for MTFYDEVGGHDTFAKIVSVFYREVSLDPVLKPMYPEQDLGPAEERLLMFLEQYWGGPTTYGETRGHPRLRMRHMPFHVDPDARDRWLRHMRTAVDEAQLSPLHESTLWDYLERAAYAMVNTFEPSGIGTTADGRTTLETRSSQESTEKP; via the coding sequence ATGACTTTCTACGATGAGGTCGGCGGACACGACACGTTCGCGAAGATCGTCTCGGTGTTCTACCGAGAAGTCTCCCTCGACCCTGTTCTCAAGCCGATGTATCCCGAGCAGGATCTGGGTCCCGCAGAAGAACGCCTGCTGATGTTCCTCGAACAGTACTGGGGAGGGCCCACGACCTACGGCGAGACCCGTGGCCACCCACGGCTGCGGATGCGGCATATGCCCTTTCACGTCGATCCGGACGCGCGCGATCGGTGGCTTCGACATATGAGAACGGCCGTGGACGAAGCGCAGTTGTCTCCTCTGCACGAATCGACGCTGTGGGACTATCTCGAGCGGGCCGCCTATGCCATGGTGAACACATTCGAGCCGTCAGGGATCGGGACGACCGCCGACGGACGCACCACGCTCGAGACCCGATCCAGTCAGGAATCAACGGAGAAGCCATGA
- a CDS encoding mechanosensitive ion channel family protein, with amino-acid sequence MLIPLETTPPTVPAEVPPWLQNLFVVLGQVGMKALHVALIIVSCIIIALILRVVIRRVVHRIVDGAKSKAAVDDTQALERSPLADMRLVQRTRTLGTILQNIVNVMLVIIALVLIVNALDNSLLGSLTLLTAAVGAGLGFGAQNIVKDVLNGMFLVAEDQIGIGDVVDLGLASGVVEYVSVRITQVRDVNGTLWYVRNGEVTRIGNMSQGWARAITDLGVPADADLEQVETTMLETALELAKDPKWRTRIIEKPELWGLESIEGDALVVRIVIKARANAKDDVAQELRRRLRVALREKEIAIPSMVDVVPTGLDGARRVRGANPPRTRPNAVTGVPVVPARGIWRRKKTTDDGSSQQ; translated from the coding sequence ATGTTGATCCCCCTCGAAACCACGCCCCCGACCGTTCCGGCAGAGGTCCCGCCCTGGCTGCAGAACCTCTTCGTCGTCCTCGGCCAGGTCGGGATGAAGGCGCTCCATGTCGCCCTCATCATCGTCAGCTGCATCATCATCGCGCTCATCCTCCGCGTGGTGATACGTCGGGTCGTGCACCGCATCGTCGACGGCGCGAAGAGCAAAGCCGCCGTCGATGACACGCAGGCCCTCGAGCGATCCCCGCTGGCCGACATGCGACTCGTGCAGCGCACTCGCACGCTCGGAACGATCCTGCAGAACATCGTCAACGTGATGCTGGTCATCATCGCTCTCGTGCTCATCGTGAACGCGCTCGACAACTCCCTGCTCGGTTCTCTGACGCTGCTGACGGCGGCGGTCGGCGCCGGTCTGGGTTTCGGCGCTCAGAACATCGTGAAGGACGTGCTCAACGGCATGTTCCTCGTCGCCGAGGATCAGATCGGCATCGGCGACGTCGTCGATCTCGGGCTCGCCAGCGGTGTCGTCGAGTACGTCAGTGTCCGCATCACGCAGGTCCGTGATGTGAACGGCACGCTGTGGTACGTGCGCAACGGTGAGGTCACCCGCATCGGCAACATGTCGCAGGGCTGGGCACGGGCTATCACCGATCTCGGAGTGCCGGCGGATGCCGATCTGGAGCAGGTCGAGACGACGATGCTGGAGACGGCTCTGGAGCTCGCGAAAGACCCCAAATGGCGCACGCGCATCATCGAGAAGCCGGAGCTGTGGGGGCTCGAGTCCATCGAGGGCGACGCGCTGGTCGTGCGCATCGTCATCAAGGCGCGTGCCAATGCGAAAGACGATGTGGCTCAGGAGCTGCGTCGCCGGCTCCGCGTGGCGCTCAGGGAGAAGGAGATCGCGATCCCGAGCATGGTCGACGTGGTGCCGACGGGTCTCGACGGCGCGCGTCGAGTGCGGGGCGCGAACCCGCCCAGAACCCGTCCGAACGCGGTGACCGGGGTCCCTGTGGTCCCGGCGCGCGGGATTTGGCGTCGCAAGAAGACGACTGATGACGGGAGCTCGCAGCAATGA
- a CDS encoding site-specific integrase: MASVSSRTLKSGEVRWRVQVRYKGRMKQTTFLEHKGAEDYKKLVERVGWEAAEQVRKSRMNRDAGTPTLREYTHRYLSPDSGLLTGVEKGTREGYEAVAERSWLQMLGDVPIDLITKPDVGSWLAWQERQPVWRDRHKPAADQKLVSAKTVRNYHALLSAVFKSAVEEGFRTDNPAFKMRVTRGVKRENVFLTPSELSTILHMLPARYQRVVLFLAGTGLRWGEMTALTWGDVNLHGNPPTVRVTRAWKKSKGAPVLSYPKSSKSRRSVSLSANVLGIMGEPGKSDEWVFPAPQGGHMWHGAFYTRVWRKAVADASDVERCRAMGLEPLRREPTVHDLRHTHASWLIAQGKPLPHIQARMGHESITTTVGVYGHLVPDAHEQMAMAIDVTLADVRMPLAITEHADS, encoded by the coding sequence ATGGCTAGCGTCTCTTCCCGCACCCTCAAGTCTGGCGAGGTGCGTTGGCGCGTCCAGGTGCGCTACAAGGGCCGCATGAAGCAGACCACGTTCCTCGAGCACAAGGGTGCCGAGGACTACAAGAAGCTGGTCGAGCGCGTCGGGTGGGAAGCTGCCGAGCAGGTTCGAAAGTCGCGCATGAACCGCGATGCTGGCACGCCAACCCTCCGCGAGTACACCCACCGCTACCTCTCCCCCGACAGTGGTCTACTGACCGGTGTGGAGAAAGGCACGCGGGAGGGCTACGAGGCTGTCGCTGAGCGATCCTGGCTGCAGATGCTCGGTGACGTGCCGATCGACCTCATCACGAAACCCGACGTCGGCTCGTGGTTGGCATGGCAGGAACGTCAACCCGTGTGGCGTGATCGACACAAGCCGGCCGCTGATCAGAAACTGGTGTCGGCCAAGACGGTGAGGAACTACCACGCGCTTCTGTCCGCGGTGTTCAAGTCTGCTGTCGAGGAAGGGTTTCGCACGGATAACCCCGCGTTCAAGATGCGTGTGACTCGGGGCGTGAAGCGGGAGAACGTGTTCCTCACTCCTAGTGAGCTCTCCACGATCCTTCACATGCTCCCGGCGAGGTATCAGCGTGTAGTGCTGTTTCTCGCCGGCACCGGTCTGCGCTGGGGTGAAATGACTGCACTCACGTGGGGGGACGTGAACCTCCACGGCAATCCCCCAACGGTGCGAGTCACGCGCGCGTGGAAGAAGTCGAAGGGCGCCCCGGTCCTGAGTTACCCGAAGTCGTCTAAGTCGCGGCGCTCGGTGTCGCTGAGTGCGAATGTCTTGGGGATCATGGGCGAACCGGGAAAGTCGGATGAGTGGGTCTTCCCCGCACCGCAGGGTGGACACATGTGGCACGGCGCGTTCTACACGCGGGTGTGGCGGAAGGCGGTTGCGGATGCGTCCGATGTGGAGCGGTGTCGAGCGATGGGCCTCGAGCCTTTGCGTCGGGAGCCGACTGTGCACGATCTGCGACACACTCACGCATCGTGGTTGATCGCTCAAGGGAAGCCGCTCCCCCATATCCAGGCGCGCATGGGGCATGAGTCGATCACGACCACCGTGGGGGTGTACGGGCACCTTGTCCCGGATGCTCACGAGCAGATGGCGATGGCGATTGACGTGACTCTCGCCGATGTTCGGATGCCTCTAGCGATCACTGAACACGCCGATTCGTAA
- the orn gene encoding oligoribonuclease, which yields MVSASENDRLVWIDCEMTGLDLAVDELVEIAVVITDFELRPIDPGFQAVIRPSDAALANMNDFVTTMHETSGLINEIPQGVSLEEAQAQTLAYIRRFVPLERKAPLAGNTIGTDRMFLAKYMPQVDQWLHYRNVDVSSIKELSRRWYPRVFFQAPSKDGGHRALADILESIRELRYYRHAVFVDEPGPSSDDAREIASRTVSEFTPNM from the coding sequence ATGGTATCTGCGTCCGAGAACGATCGTCTCGTATGGATCGACTGCGAGATGACGGGACTCGACCTCGCCGTCGACGAACTCGTCGAAATCGCCGTCGTCATCACCGACTTCGAACTGCGTCCCATCGACCCGGGCTTTCAGGCGGTGATCCGCCCGAGTGATGCCGCACTCGCGAACATGAACGATTTCGTCACCACCATGCACGAGACATCCGGCCTCATCAACGAGATCCCGCAGGGCGTTTCCCTTGAAGAGGCCCAAGCACAGACACTGGCCTACATCCGGCGGTTCGTGCCGCTGGAGCGCAAGGCACCTCTCGCGGGCAACACGATCGGCACCGACCGCATGTTCCTCGCCAAGTACATGCCGCAGGTCGATCAGTGGCTGCACTACCGAAACGTCGATGTGTCGAGCATCAAGGAGCTGTCGCGCCGCTGGTATCCGCGAGTGTTCTTCCAAGCTCCTTCGAAAGACGGCGGTCACCGCGCTCTCGCCGACATTCTGGAATCGATCCGTGAACTCCGGTACTACCGTCACGCGGTCTTCGTCGATGAGCCGGGCCCCTCGAGCGACGACGCCCGCGAGATCGCATCGCGCACGGTGTCGGAGTTCACTCCCAACATGTAA
- a CDS encoding thioesterase family protein, with the protein MSDTAPELGQRLHIPIHLRWGDLDAFNHVNNTSMLKLLEEARVRAFWRAGPGEQAPPTAVIDPGIDEGILTLIARQEIEYLAPVPYQRRPLEVQMWFGKLGGSSVEVCYEVHNDPSAEPREIYARSTAIIVLVDAGTGRPTRLTQEMREAWAPYTGPSIEYTHR; encoded by the coding sequence GTGTCCGACACCGCGCCCGAGCTCGGGCAGCGCCTGCACATCCCGATCCACCTCCGCTGGGGCGATCTCGACGCGTTCAACCACGTCAACAACACCTCCATGCTCAAGCTTCTCGAGGAGGCCCGCGTGCGGGCTTTCTGGCGCGCGGGGCCGGGGGAGCAGGCTCCGCCCACCGCGGTCATCGACCCGGGGATCGACGAGGGCATCCTCACCCTCATCGCTCGACAGGAGATCGAGTACCTCGCGCCGGTGCCGTATCAGCGCCGCCCGCTCGAGGTGCAGATGTGGTTCGGGAAGCTCGGCGGTTCCAGCGTCGAGGTCTGCTACGAGGTGCACAACGATCCGTCCGCGGAACCGCGGGAGATCTACGCTCGCTCCACCGCGATCATCGTGCTGGTGGACGCGGGGACGGGACGCCCCACCCGCCTCACGCAGGAGATGCGCGAGGCCTGGGCGCCCTACACCGGACCATCGATCGAGTACACCCACCGCTGA
- a CDS encoding DUF6993 domain-containing protein, giving the protein MLRRPASSILRPMMSLIVGSAALLALTGCISAPAPSATPSVSASGAASPGTESAPPTLVPSGSASENLAVFTAVAEEVWSSEDRGSGRAYVDALTAAGFERTAMQVTQDQSTVGNPAESLQFSVRWGEDECLIGQVGPSTGEVVTVVMPQLAEGRCLVGSTRPIDW; this is encoded by the coding sequence GTGCTTCGTCGACCGGCTTCCTCGATCCTGCGTCCGATGATGTCGCTGATCGTGGGCTCTGCTGCTCTGCTCGCCCTGACCGGTTGTATCTCCGCGCCCGCGCCTTCCGCCACGCCGTCCGTCTCGGCCTCAGGGGCCGCGTCGCCGGGCACGGAGTCGGCGCCGCCGACACTCGTTCCGAGCGGCAGTGCCTCCGAGAACCTCGCCGTGTTCACGGCGGTCGCAGAAGAAGTCTGGAGTTCGGAGGATCGAGGTTCGGGCCGTGCGTACGTCGATGCGCTGACCGCGGCGGGATTCGAACGCACTGCTATGCAGGTCACGCAGGACCAGTCGACGGTGGGGAACCCTGCCGAAAGCCTGCAGTTCTCTGTGCGGTGGGGTGAGGACGAATGCCTCATCGGTCAGGTGGGTCCGTCGACCGGCGAAGTCGTGACCGTCGTGATGCCGCAACTGGCAGAAGGGCGTTGCCTGGTCGGCTCGACTCGGCCGATCGACTGGTGA
- a CDS encoding DUF3263 domain-containing protein, with product MDPTALLAFETRHPYQSSAKNERIRRELGITEVRYYVLLGRAARSAEGIAAHPVTARLVRERAAQRAQQRERRSAA from the coding sequence ATGGACCCCACAGCCCTCCTCGCCTTCGAAACCCGACACCCGTACCAGTCGTCAGCGAAGAACGAACGCATCCGCCGCGAACTCGGCATCACCGAAGTCCGCTACTACGTTCTGTTGGGCCGTGCAGCGCGATCTGCGGAAGGAATCGCCGCACACCCGGTCACCGCACGACTTGTCAGGGAACGGGCCGCACAGAGGGCACAGCAGCGGGAGAGGCGTTCGGCCGCGTAA
- the ettA gene encoding energy-dependent translational throttle protein EttA yields MAEYIYSMVRARKAVGEKLILDDVTMAFLPGAKIGMVGPNGAGKSTILKIMAGLDTPSNGEAKLSPGFSVGILMQEPELDESKTVIENIQDGIAIKAKVDRFNEISALMADPDADFDALLAEMGTLQEEIDAADGWDLDSQLDQAMDALRTPPADAAIAPLSGGEKRRVALAKLLLQKPDLLLLDEPTNHLDAESVLWLEQHLQAYKGAVIAITHDRYFLDHVAEWIAEVDRGRLIGYEGNYSTYLEKKGERLEIQGKKDAKLAKRLKEELDWVRSSAKGRQTKSKARLARYEEMASEAERTRRLDFEEIQIPAGPRLGSVVIEAKKLKKGFDERSLIDGLSFSLPPNGIVGVIGPNGVGKTTLFKTIVGLEPLDGGELKIGETVKISYVDQSRSNIDPNKTLWEVVSDGLDYITVGKTEIPSRAYVSKFGFKGPDQQKKAGVLSGGERNRLNLALTLKEGGNLLLLDEPTNDLDVETLGSLENALLEFPGCAVVITHDRWFLDRIATHILAYEGTDDKPDQWYWFEGNFEAYEENKIERLGADAAKPHRSTHRKLTRD; encoded by the coding sequence GTGGCTGAGTACATCTACTCGATGGTGCGTGCACGCAAGGCTGTGGGCGAGAAGCTCATCCTCGATGACGTCACCATGGCGTTCCTTCCCGGTGCCAAGATCGGCATGGTCGGTCCGAACGGCGCCGGAAAGTCGACGATTCTCAAGATCATGGCAGGACTCGACACCCCGTCGAACGGAGAGGCGAAGCTCTCGCCCGGGTTCTCGGTCGGCATCCTGATGCAGGAACCGGAGCTCGACGAGTCGAAGACGGTGATCGAGAACATCCAGGACGGCATCGCGATCAAGGCGAAGGTCGATCGGTTCAACGAGATCTCGGCGCTCATGGCCGACCCCGACGCAGATTTCGATGCTCTTCTCGCGGAGATGGGCACCCTGCAGGAAGAGATCGACGCGGCCGACGGATGGGACCTCGACTCGCAACTGGATCAGGCGATGGATGCGCTGCGCACTCCGCCGGCCGATGCCGCGATCGCGCCTCTCTCCGGTGGTGAGAAGCGTCGTGTCGCCTTGGCGAAGCTGTTGCTTCAGAAGCCCGACCTGCTGCTCCTCGACGAGCCCACCAACCACCTCGACGCCGAGAGTGTCCTCTGGCTGGAACAGCACCTCCAGGCGTACAAGGGCGCGGTCATCGCCATCACACACGACCGGTACTTCCTCGACCACGTCGCCGAGTGGATCGCCGAGGTCGACCGCGGTCGCCTCATCGGCTACGAGGGCAACTACTCGACGTACCTGGAGAAGAAGGGCGAGCGCCTGGAGATCCAGGGAAAGAAGGATGCCAAGCTCGCCAAGCGTCTCAAGGAGGAGCTGGACTGGGTCCGTTCCAGCGCCAAGGGCCGACAGACCAAGTCGAAGGCTCGACTCGCACGCTACGAGGAGATGGCATCCGAGGCCGAGCGCACCAGAAGGCTCGACTTCGAAGAGATCCAGATCCCTGCCGGCCCTCGCCTCGGCAGTGTCGTCATCGAAGCCAAGAAGCTGAAGAAGGGCTTCGACGAGCGTTCGCTGATCGACGGCCTGAGCTTCAGCCTCCCGCCGAACGGCATTGTCGGCGTCATCGGCCCGAACGGCGTGGGTAAGACCACGCTGTTCAAGACGATCGTCGGGCTCGAGCCTCTCGATGGCGGCGAACTCAAGATCGGTGAGACCGTCAAGATCAGCTACGTCGACCAGTCTCGTTCCAACATCGATCCGAACAAGACGCTGTGGGAGGTCGTCTCGGACGGCCTCGACTACATCACGGTCGGCAAGACCGAGATCCCGTCGCGGGCGTACGTCTCGAAGTTCGGGTTCAAGGGCCCGGACCAGCAGAAGAAGGCCGGAGTCCTCTCGGGTGGAGAGCGAAACCGGCTCAACCTCGCCCTGACCCTCAAGGAGGGCGGCAACCTGCTGCTCCTCGACGAGCCCACCAACGACCTTGACGTGGAGACACTGGGCTCCTTGGAGAACGCGCTGCTCGAGTTCCCCGGCTGCGCTGTGGTCATCACTCACGACCGGTGGTTCCTCGACCGGATCGCGACGCACATCCTGGCGTACGAAGGCACCGACGACAAGCCCGACCAGTGGTACTGGTTCGAGGGCAACTTCGAGGCATACGAAGAGAACAAGATCGAGCGCCTCGGGGCGGACGCCGCGAAGCCGCATCGCTCGACCCACCGCAAGCTCACCCGCGACTGA
- a CDS encoding acyl-CoA thioesterase II codes for MSPEDHAIQTVERLLEVLDLDDTRARTTEDIFTGSSHPMPSGRIYGGQVLAQSLLAAERTLPEDRAVHSMHGYFLRPGDASQGITIAVDRIHDGRSFSTRRSQAYQNGVPIFSMIASFQDGDPGVEHAEPMPPGIPAPEDLLSDEDRVEGLPSAAARMLSERAADIRHVESPLYLPSPDERRPRQAVWMRLRAPLPDDPRLHRAALAYLSDMTIQESILRAHGAYWSLPGLKVASLDHAMWWHRPARVDEWLLYVQESPNARGGRGLATGRIYSRDGVLVASVAQEIMIRVPDVADVD; via the coding sequence ATGAGCCCGGAAGACCACGCCATCCAGACCGTCGAACGGCTGCTCGAGGTGCTCGACCTTGACGACACACGCGCAAGGACGACCGAAGACATCTTCACCGGGTCATCACACCCGATGCCTTCCGGCCGCATCTACGGCGGTCAGGTGCTCGCGCAGAGCCTTCTGGCCGCGGAACGTACTCTTCCCGAAGACCGCGCAGTGCACTCGATGCACGGGTACTTCCTGCGTCCCGGAGATGCGAGCCAAGGCATCACGATCGCGGTGGACCGCATTCACGACGGCCGCTCTTTCTCCACCCGCCGTTCGCAGGCGTACCAGAACGGTGTCCCCATCTTCTCGATGATCGCGTCTTTCCAGGACGGCGATCCCGGCGTCGAGCACGCTGAGCCGATGCCGCCCGGCATCCCCGCGCCCGAGGACCTTCTCTCGGACGAAGATCGCGTGGAGGGTCTCCCCTCGGCCGCGGCCCGCATGCTGAGCGAGAGGGCCGCCGACATCCGGCATGTCGAGTCCCCGCTGTATCTGCCGAGTCCTGACGAGCGTCGTCCTCGTCAGGCGGTGTGGATGCGCTTGCGGGCGCCGTTGCCCGACGACCCTCGCCTGCACCGCGCTGCACTCGCCTATCTCAGTGACATGACGATCCAGGAGTCGATCCTCCGCGCTCATGGCGCATACTGGTCGCTTCCTGGCCTCAAGGTCGCCAGCCTGGACCACGCGATGTGGTGGCACCGTCCGGCCCGCGTGGACGAGTGGCTCCTCTACGTTCAGGAGTCGCCGAACGCCCGTGGCGGTCGCGGTCTCGCGACCGGGCGGATCTACTCGCGAGATGGGGTGCTCGTCGCGAGTGTCGCGCAGGAGATCATGATCCGCGTCCCCGACGTCGCCGACGTCGACTGA